Part of the Flavobacterium sp. MDT1-60 genome, TTTACGTCGTGGTTGGTAACTTTTTCCGTTTCTTTAATCCAAAGCGCGTCTTCAGTTGAGAATTTTTTATAAATGTCACGTAAACTGTCAAATAAATTTGGGTTTACACCTGAAAGTTGTGGCAATGGCACTTCGCATAAAGCAATAAAGTACTCGATTTCAACCAATACTCGATATTTGATTAAAGCTTCTTCAGAGAAAAAAGGCGCTAATGAAAGGGTTTTGCTTCTATATCTTCCGTCAATTGGTGATATAGCATTCAATTCGTTTAAAGTAGTCATTGTTATGTTGTTTGTTCGAAAGGTGCAAATATAAACAGAATTTGCGGATTAAACAGACAAAAGATCAAACACAAATTTCACTAATTGTCACGAAAAAATGCTGTTGTGGCACTGTAAACAACATTAAGACAATGAAAGTATTCAATTTTGTGAATAATAAAATTAGTGTAATCCGTGAAATTAGTGTTCACCTTTTAATCGTTCTCTTAATTCGGCAACTCCTTCCGAAGCAACCTTTGCAATAACTTCAACTTTATTTTGAATATTCGGAATCGCAATTGGCTTTGGATCAATATAGAAAACCGGTGTAATACTATAAGTATAGGATATCAGTCCAGCCGCAGGATAAACTTGCAATGACGTTCCGATGACAGCAAAATAATCTGCTGTTTCTGTAATTTCGATTGCTTCTTCAAGCGCTGGAACATCTTCGCCAAACCAAACAATATGGGGTCGCAACTGATGTCCGTTTTGGTCTAAATCTCCAGTATATAAATCTTCGGTCCAATCGAGAATATGATTTCTGTTTTGAACACTTCGTACTTTTAATAATTCGCCATGTAAATGCAAAACCTTTGTGCTGCCGGCACGTTCGTGCAAATCATCAACATTTTGAGTAATAATATGAACGTCAAAATCCTGTTCTAATTCGACTAAAATTTTGTGACCTAAATTCGGTTCTACTTCTTTAAGCTGTTGACGTCTTTTATTATAAAAATCCAAAACTAATTCCTGATTTTTGCGCCAACCCTCAGGAGTTGCTACTTCCATTACATCATGTCCTTCCCACAAACCATCGCTGTCACGAAAGGTTTTAATGCCACTTTCTGCGCTGATTCCCGCTCCGGTTAAAACAACTAATTTCTTTTTCATCTTATTTAATTAAAAGATAAAAATAGTAATTTACATATCCAATTCTTCGAAAAAACGGAGTTTATAACACAATTTCTTTTAGTATTTGGGATGCTGATAAAAGCGTATTTCTACTTATTGTGCCAGTCTTATAAATTATTTAGCTTTAATGGGAATAAAAATAAAGCCAATTTTCGATGATTTTAATTCAATTTACAGGATTATCAGGTTCGGGTAAAACGACATTAGCAGAAAATGTTCGGCATTTGTTAATTGAAAAAGGTTATAAAGTTGAAATAATTGATGGTGATGTTTACAGAAAGACCATTTGTAAAGATTTAGGTTTTTCTAAAGAGGACAGATGCGAAAATGTCAGACGCCTTTTTAATTTAGGACAAAATTTTATTAGTAAGGATACAATTGTCTTGATGTCAGTAATAAATCCTTATGAAAACCTGAGAAATGAATTGCGGTCCTATGAATTTGTCAGAACGGTTTTTCTGGATTGTTCCATAAATAATTTGATAAAAAGAGATCCAAAAGGATTGTATAAAAAAGCATTATTACCAGATCACGATAGCAACAAAATAAATAATTTCACAGGAATAAGTGATGTGTTTGAGACTCCCTCACGAGCAGATTTGGTGCTAAAAACAGATTTTGAAACAGTGCCTTCTTCAACTGATAAATTATACAAATTTATTATTACCAATTTATCTTAACTTATAAAAAGTATATGAATCCTTCTTTCAGCAAACTTCCGATTTCCTTTTCAATAGATAAATTACAAAAAGAACTTGCTAAATGCGAAACGGATTTATGGACTCCTCATTTTAATACCAATCGATATGAGGGCAATTGGACAAGCGTTTCTTTAAGATCGCAATCCGGTTTGGTAAATGACATTACCTCTTTTGCAAATAAAGCCTATATAAATACAGATTTGCTTGATCGTTGTCCATATTTTAAGAAAATAATGGATTGGTTTCAATGTGAAAAAGAAGCAGTGCGATTACTTAGATTAGGTCCACAAAGTGAAATAAAAGAACATGTTGACAATGATACTTCTTATGAAGATGGATTTTTTAGAATTCATATTCCCATTATAACAAATGCAGAAGTTTTCTTTTATGTGGATAAAAAACAGGTTCCAATGCAAATGGGGGAGTGTTGGTACGCCAATTTTCAGCTTCCGCATAGCATAGAAAACAAAAGCGCTGAACCGCGTATTCATCTTACACTTGATTGTATTAGAAATGGCTGGTCTGATACATTATTTACAGAAATGGGTTTTGACATACAATACTCTAATGAAAAAGCACAATATTCAGATGAAGTAAAACAACAAATTATTGCTGAACTTTCTCGAAATCCATCAGAAGTTAACGCTAAAATTATTGCTGATTTATTAGCAGAATAAATAGAAAAAATGGAAAATAGAAATCACCCTCTTTCAAACTGGATTCCGTATAAGTTAATCGAAAAAGATAACGAGGTTTATTTTGAATGGATTTATCTGGGAGATCTAAAATATGCTGACCCTTTTTTTGAAGAAACAATTTCAAAATGCTGGAAACATTCATATAACTCAAAGCCATTTAAGGTCATTACAACTGCAGAAAATCTTATTGATTGGTCTAATCAATTAATTTCTGTTGAGCTCAAGTCACTAATATTTCATGTATCACGTTGCGGTTCTACCATGTTGAGTCAGTCTTTGGCAACTTCTTCGGATAATGTTATGATTTCTGAGGCCCCCATTATAGATGAGATTCTGAGATGTAATCGTTTTGATTTAGGTAAAAAAGGTATTCTTTTAAAATCGGTACTTGCATTATTGGGACAAAAACGATTTCCGGAACAAAAGAATTTAATTATAAAGTTGGATGCCTGGCATATCTTTAATGCCAATTTTTTGAGATCAATTTTTCCTGAAATACCTTTTGCATTGCTTTACA contains:
- a CDS encoding NAD-dependent deacylase, whose product is MKKKLVVLTGAGISAESGIKTFRDSDGLWEGHDVMEVATPEGWRKNQELVLDFYNKRRQQLKEVEPNLGHKILVELEQDFDVHIITQNVDDLHERAGSTKVLHLHGELLKVRSVQNRNHILDWTEDLYTGDLDQNGHQLRPHIVWFGEDVPALEEAIEITETADYFAVIGTSLQVYPAAGLISYTYSITPVFYIDPKPIAIPNIQNKVEVIAKVASEGVAELRERLKGEH
- the cysC gene encoding adenylyl-sulfate kinase — its product is MILIQFTGLSGSGKTTLAENVRHLLIEKGYKVEIIDGDVYRKTICKDLGFSKEDRCENVRRLFNLGQNFISKDTIVLMSVINPYENLRNELRSYEFVRTVFLDCSINNLIKRDPKGLYKKALLPDHDSNKINNFTGISDVFETPSRADLVLKTDFETVPSSTDKLYKFIITNLS
- a CDS encoding aspartyl/asparaginyl beta-hydroxylase domain-containing protein, yielding MNPSFSKLPISFSIDKLQKELAKCETDLWTPHFNTNRYEGNWTSVSLRSQSGLVNDITSFANKAYINTDLLDRCPYFKKIMDWFQCEKEAVRLLRLGPQSEIKEHVDNDTSYEDGFFRIHIPIITNAEVFFYVDKKQVPMQMGECWYANFQLPHSIENKSAEPRIHLTLDCIRNGWSDTLFTEMGFDIQYSNEKAQYSDEVKQQIIAELSRNPSEVNAKIIADLLAE
- a CDS encoding sulfotransferase family protein, yielding MENRNHPLSNWIPYKLIEKDNEVYFEWIYLGDLKYADPFFEETISKCWKHSYNSKPFKVITTAENLIDWSNQLISVELKSLIFHVSRCGSTMLSQSLATSSDNVMISEAPIIDEILRCNRFDLGKKGILLKSVLALLGQKRFPEQKNLIIKLDAWHIFNANFLRSIFPEIPFALLYRNPDEVLRSHQKKTGMHMIPNVLPPAIFGIKAKEINEINFQQYGALVLEKYFQGFLDFYQKDQNVIKLNYNEGMQSVIENFLSFIDANYPVGELDKMYSRLKRHSKDESAIFKGDIYKEEKLQIDFTNVNRLHEKLNNTFVEHVVR